The genomic window TAATCAAGCTAGCTTTAGCCATTTTACCTCTTACAACAGCTGCCGTTTGCTGATCACCAAGATAAACATTAATCTTTTTTATATTAATTTTAGCAGCAGGTATCATAACTTTTTCAAATAAATTTACCCTTTGAGAAGTAGTATTAAGTTCTGTCTCCAATAACCTAGTTTGCTCATTTAAAACTTCAATCTCCGCTTTTACCTGAATTACACGCTTAATAGCCTCTATTCCCTTATCTACCCAGTAAGGAGTTAACAAAAGGTCATGTTTAATATCTTCATATTCAACAGAATCAAATACAGGAATAGTAATACCTGCAATATTTGCAAAGCTCCTTACTACTCTTCTAATTTGAATCCAATCTTGAAAAGCAAATCTTTCGCCAAATAGAGAAATCCAAGCCTTAATATCCCTCTTAAGCTTGTCTTGCTCAAGTTTCCGAATTTTTTTAAGAGCATCAATTTTTCTAATCTCTAAATGAAGTTGCTGTTTCTTAAGCTGCAGCGTAGGCAAATACCTACTAAACATTTTAAGACTATCTTTTTGTTTTTTAAGCTCATTCTTTGTTAACTTAACTTTAGGCATTTCTAATCCTTTTTTTGAGGCCAATACTTTTCTACAAGTTCCGTTTTAATTCCAATTTCTTTAGGTTCAAAACAACTAGAAAGGATTTCCCACCCCAAATCCAAGGCCTCTTCTAAAGGAATATTAACAGATAAGTCCATCAACTTACTTTCAAACATCCCACTGTACTTAAGAAGCTTCTCATCCCATTCTGTCATATTAAATCCCATAGCCTTTTTCTCTATAGATTCCTTTGAAGATGCATAAAGCTTAATCATTGAGTCCATAATCGTTCTGTGATCATCTCTTGTTTTCCCATTAACCATTTGCTTAAGTCTTGAAAGAGAACCAAAAGGTTCAATTCTGCCTCCCTTTAAATAATACTGCCCTTCAGTAATATAACCCGTATTATCAGGAACTGGATGAGTAACATCATCACCAGGCATTGTAGTAACTGCAAGTATAGTAATTGAGCCTGCCCCTTCAAAATCAACAGCTTTCTCATACCTAGATGCAAGCTGAGAATACAAATCACCAGGATACCCTCTATTAGATGGAACTTGCTCCATGGTAATAGCAATTTCTTTCATAGCATCTGCAAAATTGGTCATATCAGTCAGAAGTACCAAAAC from Borrelia hermsii DAH includes these protein-coding regions:
- a CDS encoding V-type ATP synthase subunit D, which gives rise to MPKVKLTKNELKKQKDSLKMFSRYLPTLQLKKQQLHLEIRKIDALKKIRKLEQDKLKRDIKAWISLFGERFAFQDWIQIRRVVRSFANIAGITIPVFDSVEYEDIKHDLLLTPYWVDKGIEAIKRVIQVKAEIEVLNEQTRLLETELNTTSQRVNLFEKVMIPAAKINIKKINVYLGDQQTAAVVRGKMAKASLIKGR